Genomic DNA from Peribacillus simplex NBRC 15720 = DSM 1321:
GCGCTGTCCAATCGTTCTTTCTTACCTGATCCAACGATCGGCATGATTTTTGCAGGATGTCTCAACAGCCAGGCATACATCACTTCATCTATTCCATTGGCCCCGATTTCTTCTTTTACGATTTCTAACGTTTTTCTTAAGCGGGCAGCCTTTTCATTCGATTCCTCAAAAATGCTTCCTCCTGCAAGCGGTGACCATGCCATCGGTGCAACGCCCATTTCCTGACATAAGTTCATGGTTCCGTCTTCGAAGTTTTCCAGATTGTATGCAGAAAGCTCAAGTTGATTCGTCACAAGCGGATATTCTAGATAAGATTGAAGCATATCCCACTGCGGTTTTTTGAAGTTCGATACTCCAAAGTTACGGACCTTTCCTGATTCTTTTAATTGATTAAACGCTTCAGCCGTTTCCGCCGGGTCCATCAGGGGATCCGGACGATGAATAAGTAACAGATCAATATAATCCGTTTTAAGATTCATAAGAGATTGATCAACAGACTTTATGATATGGGCTTTACTAGTGTCATAATGGTGACTTTTATGGGATGGACGGTTTTTTGATTGAAGAACTATGCCACATTTCGTAACAATTTCCATTTTATCGCGTAAAGATGGCTTTAATGAAAGAGCGTTCCCAAAAATCTCCTCACACGTATAGCTTCCATATATATCGGCGTGATCATATGTAGTGACGCCCCGATCCATTCCGTGTTCAATAAGAGATAGGATTTCCTCGGTAGAAAATCTCCAATCTGCCAATCTCCACATACCGTGTACAATGCGTGAAAGACTAAGCTCTTCAGTTAGATTGACTCTTTGCATGTTTTTCTCCCCTTTGATCTTGCTAATTGATTGTTTGTTTGTTTTTCTATCATGATTATCCTTGGGTTAATTTGTGTCAGTATCATTCGCTGCTACCATGAACCTTAGTATAATTTAAAATTTCGGAGAATCCTAATCTTGAGTGACCCTTTTATGCCATATTTTTTTAGCTTAGGTTCATGAAGAAATATATCGCCGCCTTCTCGTGCAAGTTCACACGTTAAGAACATAAGAAAAAGGCTGCCGCAGCAACCTCCTGAATATTGTTAGTTCTTTTGTGTTTTCTCATGTAATTCCACGATTTCTATTGCTAAATCTTTTGTTGTCATGGATGTCATCAAGTGATCTTGAGCATGGATCAGGAGCATTGGAATATCGAATTTCTCACCATTCACTTCTTGTTGAATCAATGCGGTTTGGATTTTATGTGCCGCAACAAACTCTTGTTCCGCTTCCTTTAATTTATCTTGGGCATCGCTTGATTTACCTTGTTTTTGCAAGGCGATGGCTTCCATTGCACAACTGCGGGCATTCCCGCTATGGAGAATTAATTGAAATGATAATTCTGATAGATCCTCTTTCGTTTTCGCCATATTAACACCCCTTAAAATTTTTGATAGTAAGTTATTTTGAAATTAATTGGAGGGCCGTACGCAATACTTCCTTGCCATTACATGATCCATAATGCATTGGATTAATCGTATCTACCGGTACTCCTTTTTCATCCCCTATTTTCTTTATATCATTAAGTAAATAACGAACTTGAGGACCTAAAAGAATAACATCCACCTCATCTATATGGTTTCTTACTTCCATAGTGGCAACAGCCTGGATTTTCACGTTCAATCCTTCTTCCACCGCCGCTTTCTCCATCTTATTAACCAATAGACTAGTGGACATTCCTGCAGAACAGCATAATAGTATATTCATCATTATTCCTCCTTAAAAATTAGGTTCAGGTTATTTAATCAATCTAAATGTGCCCCAAGGTTTAATGTAATCCAGCAAAAAAAGTTCCTCTTTTGCAACATTGGCGACTACATTTTTTCGTTCATCCAATGGCATATCCCTTAAAATGACTTGAAGTTCGCCTTTGTATTTTCCAAAAGTATCATTGCCGATGAAAACGGACCCTTTTCGCTGTGGGATACTTTCCCGGATTGCAAAATCTTCATTCGCATATTTTTTACGGACCTCCACTGAACGGACCATATACTCGCTGATATCACCACGGCGAAGGTGTAATTCATTCAACACAACTTTTTGCTCAATTGGTGACGCATCTGAATGGAGATCCACTTTCAACTCGATCATGTCACGCTGTAAGGACCCCAGCATTCTTAGTTCCTCTTCACTCGCGTAAGCATTCCCGATGATGACATCATCAATTAAACCCGTTGCCCACAGATGCTTGGCTTGTACATCAATTGAAAGTTCACGGTGCTGTTCTAATGTGCATAATCCATCATTAATACTCCAAGGACCTATATCACCAGTTTGTGATGTAACAAATGCAGCTGTACGAATTCCCTGTTCTTTAAAACGTTTACTGCAGGCGATGAAGAATTCATAAGGGAGACCTGTGAATTTTTGGGGATAAAAATTATGACAGCCAATCATTTGATTTTTATTCCCTTGATGCGTCAGAATGTTCGATAAATAATCAACATCATTACTCATATTCAATTCGATTTTCAATCCATAAGGATTATATGTCATTTTAGCTTCTTTCAAGCCATCGAATCCAAGATCTAAACGAACGCCGTCAGCTCCCATTTCTGCGAAAAAACTTAAATCATCATAACTTATATCAAACTTGTCGAAAACAGCTGGAGCAACATCAAGAATGACTTCCATATGTAGCGCTTTCGCATAAGAAATAATATTTTTATATTCTTCCATGACAATTTCATATGGTTTTGAAACCGATAATAAACACGTGAATATTCGTTCAAAACCATAACTATGTGCAAGTTTAATATATTGCTTGTCTTTATCCGGTGTAGAGTGTTCCGGATAAATTGAAATACCTAATCTTCTCATAAGCTTTCATTCACTCCTTTTCTACTTTCTTTCCATTGAGCCCTCTTAGCCTGTAAACCCATTAAATAATCACGGTAGCGGGAGGATACCATTACAGAACAAATAATCGTTGGTACAATGACAATTAAATAATAAGTTGATCCCATTACGGTAAACAAAAAGATAGAAAAGCTAATGATTAAAATAGACAGGCCAACTGATTTCCAGGGTGTTAAACTTTCACCTAGCCCAGTACGGGAAAAAATGATTTGGGCTCCTACAAATGATAGGATTGCGAATATTATTTCAAGCATATTTAATGCCTGCTTTTTTTTCTTCTGGTCCTTCTTCTATTTTATTTTCATCACGCAAGTGCTGCTTCTCGAACATCTTGAAAAATGGAAAATAGATCATTAATGAGATGAAGAAGTTCAATAAAACCAGAACCCCGGCCATGATCGTCCAATTTGTACTGATGACAGCTGCGATTGGACTAAAGACCGTAAACGGCAGCTTAGCCATTATCATCGGTATTAATCCTAATTGAAAGAATGTATAAGAAACTATGACATTTACCAATGGGGCAATGATGAATGGAACCATTAAAATGGGGTTCATAACAATTGGCGCTCCAAAAATGATAGGTTCGTTAATATTAAAAATCCCTGGAACAAATGACAGTTTACCCAACTCTTTCAAATACTTCGATTTTGAAAATAAGAACAGTACAACAAGTGATAAAGTTGATCCTGCCCCACCAATCCATACGAACCATTGAATGAATTGTTCGGTAAATAGATTGGGCAAATTCGCCGCATTACCTGTTCTTGCAAATGCATCCATATTTTCGAGAATCGCCGAATCCCACATTGGCCGTATGATCGGACCTAATATTGCTGGTCCATGAATACCCAGCGACCAAAAGAAAACGATGAGAAAGACTGTAAGCAGACCTCCTATTAAACTATTACCAACCAATAAATTTTTGAGAGGTGACACCAATGTAGTGATGATCGAGTTAATGTCAAATCCTAAACCATAACGAATGCCCCAGAAAAGAAGGACCACGACTAATGTTGGAATAAGGGCTGCAAAGGAATTCGAAACCATTGGCGGAACGCTTTCAGGTAATTTGATTTTTATATCCCGCTTAATAAGAAAATGAAAAATTTCTACGGAAATCAAGGATGTTACTATTGCTCCGAATAATGAGGCTGCGCTCAAAGAGCTGATAGGTAACCAGCGACCCGCTTCTATTACTCCTGGAACGGATTCCATGACTTGGGTAGGCACAACACATGTAATCAGAAAAGCTAAGACTGATAGAAGGCCTGCACTGAGCTGATCTAATTTATAATGGCCAGCAAGCGCTGATCCCACCCCAAAAGCTGCATATAAAGCCATTGCTCCCACTGTAAACCGAAACGGAACATCCAAAGCAGCACGATAAGGTGCAATCCATTCATCATATCCATCAATTGGAAAATTTAACAAAATAACAAAAAATGAGCCAATGATCGTCAGTGGAAGTGTTGCTAGAACACCGTGCCTGATTGCCAGTAGATGTCTTTGTGAACCAATTTTGTTTGCAACTGGAAGCACTTTCATTTCTAGTATCCCCATAAAATTATTCAATAACTTTTCCTCCTTTTAAATAAGAGTCTGAAAAAACAAACAATTACAATAAATAAACATTATAACGTTATATTGATTATGTCAATATTTTTATTGAAAATATGGTTTCTGTTACAAACTTTTAAATCATAGGAATACATAGTGCAGTTAATTAGCCTCTGCTGAAAAAAGAGGTGTTCTCGTGGCTTCCCCTAGAACACTAAAAAAAAACAGGAAATTGATCATTGTCAATTTCCTGCTTTCTTTTTTGAAATCACATTTTTTTAAAAGGAATTTTTTATGACAATCTGTAGCCCTAGACTAGCCTAGTCTAGAGCTCATTTTTTTCTTTTCCTAGTATCAAATTCATATATTTTCTTTACACTTTTTAAAATAGAATGATATAGCGTAGTTGAATATTTACATAATGAAATTAATGGTTTCTTCCAACGCATCATTTGCATCCGGAGATTTCCCCAGCTCGTAAACGATTTCCCCGTCAATCATCGTCATTTCAACCCGTAATTGATCAATACTGTCGATTGTTACATCCAATATTCGGTCGTTTAGCACAATCAAATCGGCTAATTTCCCTACCTCGATGCTTCCTTTTTGGTCTTCCTCGAAGCTTGCGTAGGCTCCGTTCCAAGTGTACAGCCTAATCGCTTCCATGACGGAAATTTTCTGCTCTTCCCCAATGACCGCGCCGGACGGCGTCAGTCGGTTGACCGCCCCATGAATGCCGATAAGCGGATTGCAGTTCGAGACCGGGCTGTCCGAGGCGCCTGCTACGACAATGCCAGCTTTTAAACAGGCTCCAATTGGGTAAAAATAGTCGCTGCGAGCGCCGAAGTGTTTAATGTATATATCTCCAAATTCAGTGAAAAAGTTCGGGTTAGGAACGGTCACTATGCCCAATTTAGCCATTCGCTCGATGAGATCGGGCATCGCCAAACCGGCATGCTCGATTCGATGTCTGTGATTGTGTCGCGGATATTGTCTAAGCGCTTCTTCAAACGTATTCAACAACATCTCGATCGCCCGATCGCCCTGGGCGTGAGCCGTAATTTGATAACCATCTCGATGGGCTGCGATGAGCGCGTCGTTCATATTCACTTGCGTGTAGTACAGAATGCCGCTGTCTTCCGGATTCGTCTCATATGGCTGACGCGTCGCAAGCGTCGGCGCGGTGCTGGCTCCGTCTATAAAGATTTTCGCCGGACCGATACGAAATCGATCGTCGCCGAACCCAGTGGACAGGCACGTCTCTCTCATTCGGATAAAGTTAGGCTCGTGAACGACCATTGCATACACTCGAACCTTTAAGCGGCCAGAACGAACCGCTTGCTGCAGGATGCGAAGATTGACCGGCTCGTACCCACCCGCATCATGAATTGTCGTAATGCCTAACGATACGAAATCGCGCGAAGCGATTTCCGCCGCTCTGGCCAAGACCTCTTCCGTCGGATTCATGACACGTTTTACCGGATCCATGGCTGCTTCCACTAGTAGCCCGTTTAATCTCCCGGACTCGTCCCGACCGAACACTCCACCTTCCGGATCGACCGATTGGTCGTTTACACCTGTCAATTCCAACACATTACTGTTCGCAATCATAATGTGGCCACATTGTCGCACAATTAGAATCGGGTGTTCCGTCGACACCTCATCCAGCTGATTGCGGGTTAGGTACCGCCCTTCCAACATGAACATTTCGTTGTAACCTACTGCTACGATCCACCCTCCTTCAGGGGTAGATTCCGCCTTCCGTTTCAATTCACCGATAAGATCTGCATTGGATTGAATCGATGCGTCTTTGCAATTAATCGCTAGCCTTGTAAGTCCATAACTGAGTAGATGCAAATGCGAATCTATAAATCCTGGCAGTAGAGTCCTACCTTGCAAATCCATCACTTTGGTGCTTTCTCCAATCCAACGTTTGATTTCCTTGTTTGTTCCGACGGCTTCTATTCGGTTACGTTTAACGGCAACTGCTTCTGCGATCCGATTGCCCGAATCGACGGTAATGACTTGTCCGTTTAAAAATACAACATCAGCAAACATACGATCACCTCTTATTTTTCTATAAACAAGTTCTAATGACTATGCTTTGTGGGATTCTAGTTTTTCAGCCAATTCAACCTACAAAACGTAATTGATTTCTACTAAGCTTCTACTTGAGTCATATAATCAGCATCAATAATACTGTTTGAGAGATAATTAAAAACCAATGCAATAAACATTTTTCCGATGTACAACATTGACTCTTCATCTACATCAAATTTCGGATGATGATGCGGGTATATCGCATTCATCGCCGGATTCGCACCTCCCACATAGAAAAATGTTCCAGGAACCTTCTGCAGATAAAAGGCGAAATCTTCCATTCCCGTTAACGTATACGGCGGGATTTGTATCACTTTTTCCTCTCCCAGAAGATTTTTTGCTAACTTGTCCGCTTTTATTGTTTCATCCGGATGATTCCACAAAGTGGGATATCCTCTCTCGTACTTAAATTTCACAGTGGCTCCTGCGGCTTCGCAGGTGGATGTTGCAATTTGCCCAATGGCTTTTTCTATCAAATCTTGAACGCTTTCCTCGAAGGTTCGTACCGTTCCGGTAATTTTGGCCGTGTCGGGAATGACATTAGAAGCCTGTCCGCTTTGAAAAGAACCAACCGAGACAACAACTGTTTTAGATGGATCAACGCGGCGGCTTACGATTTGCTGCAAATTGAGCACCAGTTGGCTGCCCACCACAATTGGATCTACCGTCAAATGAGGAGCTGCTCCATGCCCGCCTTTCCCATAAATCTCAATTTCAAATGTATCCCCGGCCGCCATTATATATCCCTCTCCAACTGCAACAATACTAAGCGGGAGAATGGAAGATACATGGGCTCCATAAATGACATCGACTCCATCCAGACAGCCATCTTCAATCATGGACTTTGCTCCTCCTGGAATTACCTCTTCCGCAAACTGATGGATAAAGACAACATTTCCTTCGAGCTCATCCCTCACTTCGCTTAATACTTTGGCTACTCCAATCAAAGCAGCTGTATGAACATCATGGCCGCAGGCATGCATCACCCCAGAAATACGGGACTTGTATTCCACGTCTTTCTCGTCTGATATCGGCAATGCATCGAAATCCGCCCGCAGCGCTACTGTTTTGCCCGGTTTCCCTCCTCTCAAGATTCCAACTACTCCTCTTCCGCCAACTTCAGTTCTTACTTCCAATCCCAAGTTTGTTAATACATCAGCGATCTTTTTTGGGGTATTTACCTCATGGAAGGATAGTTCGGGATACATATGAAGATCTCTGCGAAATCTAACCAACTCCGGATATACCCCTTGAAGTCTACTAAATAAGTTTTTTAGCATCATTATCACCCCGTTATTTGTTATAGCATTAATCCATCGGATTGCTGATATTCGTGATCAACATTTCCATTCCACCTTACTAAATTTGTATTCCCATTAGCCAAAGACCACTATTTTACTTTGACATTCGACTGTATTTGATCAGCCACGTCCCCGTGAGAAACATGATTGCTGTTTCGAATGGTTAGTCCGAACAGCGCGGAGGACAAACCAGCCGCAATTAAGAACCAGAAAGCGCCGTCATAAGAACCTTTTAATGCTGAGATGAGTACACCCATCATGATCGGTGCAATGAATCCACCAATCATCGATCCCAAATTCATAATTCCAATGGCGGAACCAATCACACTCTTGTCAAACAATTTGTGAGGGAGTGCGTATACTGCACTAAACACAAAACCATAAAAGATTGATGACAGTGTTAAATAGGTAAAGACCATTCCAACATTAGGTGCGAAGAGTGCTAAAAATAAAAATACTGTGTAAAAAAGTCCATTCATTAAAAAGTACATTTTCTCCCTACCGGAAAATCTGACCAGCAACCAACCACCCGCTGCCGTTCCCAGAGTTGCGGCCGTAGTCGGAAGGAGTCCCAACAACCCTGCGGAAACCAAATCTAAATGGCGTTCTGTTACCATATACATGGGCAACCATGAAGACGTGCCCCACGAAGCAATGCTGATTGAAAACCACGTTAGGACCAATGCCCATGTCTGACGAATTTTCAATAAAGAGAGCATGGAATCCTTGTTTACTGGTTGTTGTTCTTTTGCTTCTTCCAATTGAATCGGACTCCGAATGTATTTCCAAAGCAGTACTCCAATAATCACACCTGCTGCTCCAAGAGCAAAGAACAAGTTCCTCCAGCCTAACCAGATCAGGAGTGTTGGCACAAGAACACCCGTAATTAGACCGCCAAACGAATTCGATGACATTAAGATGGACTGTGCCTTACCTCGTTCTTTCTGAGGGAAATACTCAGCGATGGCTTTTGCACAGGCAGCAGGATATCCCCCCTCCATAATTCCGAACAAAAAACGAATCACGATTAAAGCGGTAAACGACCAAGCGAAACCGGTGAAGACTGTAAAAAGCGACCAGAGGACAATAGAAAAAATAATCACCCTTCGGTAACCCAACTGATCTGTCAGCCAGCCGGCCGGAATTTGCATGATGGCGTAAGCCAAGAAGAAGGCGCTGATTACTGTTCCCGTGGCAGCCGGACTAAGATTGAATTCTTGACCGATCGGTACCACAGCAAGAGTCATAACTAACCGGTCCATATAAGAAACCATATAACCCACAAATAGGAGAGACAAAATGAACTTCCTGTTGTCCCCTTGAACAGCCATACGCTTCACAAATCATAACCTCCCCTTTATGATGCCCAGCAAATAATGGATTGCAGCTTGCACCAAGTTTCTGTAAAAAGGCAACTTCCTCTTACGACAGTTCTTCAATTTAGTTCTTTACGAATTTACTAACTCAAGTGCATTATTTTTTGTTTTCTTATGGATCTCATAACCTCCTTTACACCAAATTGTTTATGCAAGTTTTATGCCAAGAAAAAGATCACTTTACAATAAAAAAAGGACGTAAACGGGTTGTTTTATGTGAATCTTCTAAATATTTAGAGTATAATTTTTATGAATCGATTCAAATGAATCGAAATTGAATCAACGCTACTCAAAATAATGATGAACTTTGAATTATTTTCGATTCAAAATAAACGGTGGATCCATCCGTTATCAAAGGAGAGACAAGTGATGAATCAGAATATGTCAACCATCGAACCGGAATATTTATTCAAAATCATGAACTTTATGAATAAACCTATTTATATAACCGATAAGAACGGTATGATTCTTTTTGTTAGCGACATGAGCTGTAAGCTGATTGGGAAAAAGAAAGAGGAGCTAATCGGAAAAAACGTCTCACAATTGGAAAAAGAGGGGTTCTTCAAGCCGTCTGTTGCAAAAATAGTTTTAGATAAGAAACAAAATGTCAGCGTCATTCAACAAGGTGGAGAAGGAACAGGGGTAATTACAGGACATCTCATATTGGACAAGAATGATGAACCAAAATATGCAGTCACATTGGGTTATGATATTCCAGATTTCGTCGGTTATAGTTCTCAAATTAAAATTGAAGAATTGGATTCTGCTTTTCGGTATTATTTACAAGAATTACAAAAACTCAAAGCGAAACTTGTACGGACCAAAGAAGTCCCTTTTTTTATCGGACAAAGCCGGGTCTATGATATGCTCAAGGAAACAATTGAAAAAGTTGCCTGTGTGGAAACGACCGTTCTTATTACAGGGGAAACAGGTGTTGGAAAAACGCTTATAGCGGAACGTATTCATCATCTGAGTGACCGGAAAGATCGTCCGTTTATCCATCTTAATTGCGCAGCGATTCCGGAATTGCTCCTGGAATCCGAACTGTTCGGCTATCAAAAAGGAGCGTTTACCGGAGCAAATGCGAACGGCAAAACCGGACTTGTCAAACTTGCGGAGAAAGGCACCCTTTTCTTAGATGAGATTGGCGAACTCTCACATTCTTTACAACCCAAACTCCTTCAATTGCTGCAAAATAAAACGTACATGCCGATTGGAGCTTCCCAAACGGTAAAAGCCGATGTGCGTATCATTGTAGCTACCAACTGTAATTTGGAGGATATGGTCAAAGAAGGGAAATTCCGGGCTGATTTATATTATCGCCTCCATATTTTACCGATCCGCGTACCCTCGCTTCGTGAGCGGAAGGAAGACATCTTTTGTCTCCTTCAGTATAATTTGGAGAAGTTTAATTACTTGCATAACCATAAACGAGTGCTTTCTACAAAAGTGGTCGAAGTGCTTCAAAACTATCATTGGCCTGGAAATGTACGAGAATTGGAAAATATAATTGAGCAGCTTGTCATTATGGCAAAAGAGAATGAAGTTGCAATTCAGGATTTGCCAAAACGCTTGATCGATTCAGTCTGCGAAAACGTTTCAATCTCTTTAAATGCAGGAAATTCTTTACATGAAGTTTTGGAAAGCGTCGAAAAAAGAATGATCACACAAGCATTCCATCATCATAAAACAACCCGCGATGCGGCAAAAGCACTGGGCGTTACTCAGTCATTATTTATGCGCAGGTTGGCGAAATATGCGATTACTAAAGAAGAAAGATAAGCTGGAACGGTAGATGCCGCCGTAACTGATAAAAATGTTAGGAAACCTTGACAGTGTGAGGGACCAACCAAAAGTCATGCTTTGTTGCAAAAAAAAAAGCACTTAACCCCTAGGTAAAGTGCTTTTTTTAATTTTTTACCTCATTCGCTTTCTGCATTCTCCTTATTCTGGAGATGACGCTGCCAACTCAGGCATTCATTATTCTTTAATGTCCCACTGCGGATTCCAAACGACTTCCCAAAGGTGTCCATCAGGGTCTTGAAAATGTGCAGAGTATCCTCCCCAGAAAGTGTCATGTGCCGGATCGGTTATGATCGCGCCAGCTTTTTTTGCTTTTTCCAACACAATATTCACTTCTTCTTTACTACCTACATTGTGACCAATGGTAAATTCAGTAGAACTTGTCGGAGACAAAGGAACCTTGGCCTCATGAGCTATATCCCTTCGATTCCATATGGCAAGCTTTAAGCCACCTTGCAGGTCGAAAAAGGCAACAGCTCCATGCTCAAATTCTTTGCCCACTATTCCTTCTGTTTGAAATCCAAGGCCTTCCCGATAGAATTCCAGCGATTTTTCCAAATCATCCACACCTAATGTAATTACAGTAATACGTGGTTTCATGATTGCCCCCCCTTCTTACTTACTTTCTCCTTCTATTGGTTACCAATGCATTTAGTTCAAACCAGATCAAAGTAAACAAATTTTTTGTCAATCTAAAATGATCAAATTTAACGAGTCCTAATCAATGAGTCCCTCCTTCATACACTTGGTTAATTTTAACATTCCCCATCTTTTTTTTCATTAATTTTACTAATCCATTTTATTAGTATTTTAAGTGTAAAATAACTCTCTACCTACTTTAACCGCTCTTTATCCATTAAAAAGTCCCTCTCGATTGAGAGGGGCCTTTAATGGATTGCACTTAACTTTCAAGCTCCTTCTTCTTGTTTAAGAGTTGGAGATATTCCCTATCCAATTCCTCTATTTCCTCTTCCTTCATAACACTGGACAGTTTCCCAAGTGTCTCGATGATTTGCACTTCAATCATAAGAAGTTCAGCCTGTTTATCTTGATGACCATCCTTGCGAGTAGCCAATTTTGTTGATTCCTGATTGATCGCACTTACTCTCGGAGGTTCATCTTCAAATGAAAGTGAATGGGTTGCAAGCGATTGGATCAATGAACGATCATGAGTCACAAAAACGATGGTTCCTGGATATGCTTTTAACACTTCGGTTAAAGCCTCTTTAGTATGAATGTCTAAATAATTTGTAGGTTCATCCAAAACCAGTACATTATAGTTTCCCAAAAAAACTTTTGCTAGGGAAGCCCTGACTCTTTCCCCACCGCTTAAAAGTGATATTTGTTTGTGAACGTCATTTCCTTTAAAAGCTAATCGTGATAATAGCGTACGAATAAAAGCTTGATTGTAGGGACTGTCATCCAATATATTTTCAAGAACCGTTTTACTTTCATTCAAATTTTCTTGTTGTTGGGCAAAAAATCCAATCTTTGCTGGCTTCGCGACATATAAATCTGGGTGCCGTTCTACTATCTTTTTCAATAATGTCGTTTTTCCTGAACCATTTTGACCATTGATGGAGAGTCTGCATGCTAGGGGGACATCTCCCAAAATATGTTGTTTCAGCATCCTTGATCCTACTTTTAGGGAACAACCATTAAATCGAATGACCCTTTTGCTATGCAAAGATGGAAATTCGGAAATATCAAAGATGATAGGGGGATCTTCCCTCGGTTTTTCTTTTTTTGCTAATTTTTCGATTCGAGTTTCAATCGCTTCAGCAGAACGGTTTAATTTCGCCTTCTGTTTCCCAGCACTGCGTTTATGCAGCCTTGCTTCTGAATTGCCCATTCGTTTAGGGGCTTTCCTAATTGAATCAGATTTGGCTTGGAGGTTTTGTGCAGCCTGTTTCAACCGGTTCTTTTCGCGGGTATACTCTTCATATTGCTTATTTTCCTTTTCTGTTTTTGCTTGCTTTTGTTTGATATACGCTTCGTAATTCCCTTCATATACAGTTACCTTTCCTTGCTCAACTTCCCATATTGTATTACACAGATGATTTAAGAATGCTTTATCATGTGAAGTAAGCAAAATAGCGCCATTAAAAGACTTTAAATCCTTTTCCAATTGTTCAATTCCGGATATATCTAAATGGCTGGTAGGTTCATCCGCAATCAATACATCCGCATTGGAAGACAGAGCTGCGGCGATTTTTCTTCGAGTACGTTCACCGCCGCTTATGATTTCTTGATTCTCATTGGGCAGTTTCCATATGCTCGTCAATACCCCGCTTATTTCTTGTTCAGTTTCTTCTATTTGCGGGATATAGCTGACTGTTCCATAGCTCTCTATATGACCGGAATCGGGTTCCCTAAACCCCGCTAGTATAGAAAGAAGGGTCGTTTTTCCTTCTCCATTCCTACC
This window encodes:
- a CDS encoding VOC family protein, with the protein product MKPRITVITLGVDDLEKSLEFYREGLGFQTEGIVGKEFEHGAVAFFDLQGGLKLAIWNRRDIAHEAKVPLSPTSSTEFTIGHNVGSKEEVNIVLEKAKKAGAIITDPAHDTFWGGYSAHFQDPDGHLWEVVWNPQWDIKE
- a CDS encoding MFS transporter gives rise to the protein MAVQGDNRKFILSLLFVGYMVSYMDRLVMTLAVVPIGQEFNLSPAATGTVISAFFLAYAIMQIPAGWLTDQLGYRRVIIFSIVLWSLFTVFTGFAWSFTALIVIRFLFGIMEGGYPAACAKAIAEYFPQKERGKAQSILMSSNSFGGLITGVLVPTLLIWLGWRNLFFALGAAGVIIGVLLWKYIRSPIQLEEAKEQQPVNKDSMLSLLKIRQTWALVLTWFSISIASWGTSSWLPMYMVTERHLDLVSAGLLGLLPTTAATLGTAAGGWLLVRFSGREKMYFLMNGLFYTVFLFLALFAPNVGMVFTYLTLSSIFYGFVFSAVYALPHKLFDKSVIGSAIGIMNLGSMIGGFIAPIMMGVLISALKGSYDGAFWFLIAAGLSSALFGLTIRNSNHVSHGDVADQIQSNVKVK
- the abc-f gene encoding ribosomal protection-like ABC-F family protein → MLFLKANDLKKCYGNREVISVDSLHLYSHDRVGLVGRNGEGKTTLLSILAGFREPDSGHIESYGTVSYIPQIEETEQEISGVLTSIWKLPNENQEIISGGERTRRKIAAALSSNADVLIADEPTSHLDISGIEQLEKDLKSFNGAILLTSHDKAFLNHLCNTIWEVEQGKVTVYEGNYEAYIKQKQAKTEKENKQYEEYTREKNRLKQAAQNLQAKSDSIRKAPKRMGNSEARLHKRSAGKQKAKLNRSAEAIETRIEKLAKKEKPREDPPIIFDISEFPSLHSKRVIRFNGCSLKVGSRMLKQHILGDVPLACRLSINGQNGSGKTTLLKKIVERHPDLYVAKPAKIGFFAQQQENLNESKTVLENILDDSPYNQAFIRTLLSRLAFKGNDVHKQISLLSGGERVRASLAKVFLGNYNVLVLDEPTNYLDIHTKEALTEVLKAYPGTIVFVTHDRSLIQSLATHSLSFEDEPPRVSAINQESTKLATRKDGHQDKQAELLMIEVQIIETLGKLSSVMKEEEIEELDREYLQLLNKKKELES
- a CDS encoding sigma-54 interaction domain-containing protein, whose translation is MNQNMSTIEPEYLFKIMNFMNKPIYITDKNGMILFVSDMSCKLIGKKKEELIGKNVSQLEKEGFFKPSVAKIVLDKKQNVSVIQQGGEGTGVITGHLILDKNDEPKYAVTLGYDIPDFVGYSSQIKIEELDSAFRYYLQELQKLKAKLVRTKEVPFFIGQSRVYDMLKETIEKVACVETTVLITGETGVGKTLIAERIHHLSDRKDRPFIHLNCAAIPELLLESELFGYQKGAFTGANANGKTGLVKLAEKGTLFLDEIGELSHSLQPKLLQLLQNKTYMPIGASQTVKADVRIIVATNCNLEDMVKEGKFRADLYYRLHILPIRVPSLRERKEDIFCLLQYNLEKFNYLHNHKRVLSTKVVEVLQNYHWPGNVRELENIIEQLVIMAKENEVAIQDLPKRLIDSVCENVSISLNAGNSLHEVLESVEKRMITQAFHHHKTTRDAAKALGVTQSLFMRRLAKYAITKEER